DNA from Massilia sp. KIM:
GCTCGACCGCACCTATTACGTGCCGATCTGGGACCGCTCCTGGCCGGACGATACCCTGGTCGAGTTCGAGTACATGACCGACCCTGGGGCGGCGCCATGAAGGCCGTACTGCTGATCCTGCTCGCGCTGGCCGGCTGCGCCAGCCAGCCCGCGCCGCCGCCGGGAACCCAGGCGCCGCTGGCGCGCCTGACCGAAGGCGTGGTCCCCGGCCGCACCACCCGGGCCGAGCTGCTGGCCGCCTTCGGCCCCACCAAAAGCGTACGCTTCGACAGCGGCTACGAAGCCTGGGTCTACCAGTCCCCCGCCGGCGGCGGACGCTATGCCGAGTTCGTCGTCCTGCTCAATCCGCAAGGGGTGGTGGCCAAGACCCGTACCCGTGCGCCCGCCCTGCCGTAAATACCACGGCGCCGCGGGCGCGGTGTAGAGTTGCATTTCCTCATCCTTTCCCGGAAGCGACATGCAACGCAAGCTCCTCCCCGCCCTCGCCCTCGTTCTCTCCGCCCTCCTGCCCGTCCACGCCGCCGAGCTCGACCCGACCGAGCAGCGCATCGTCGCCGAAGTGCGCGCCTGGTCCGGCGGCGCCATCGACCTGCTGGAGCGCAGCGCACGCATCAACAGCGGCACCCTGAACCTGGCCGGTGTGCGCGCCGTGGGCGATCTGTTCGGCAAGGAGTTCGAGGCCCTGGGCTTTCGCACCGCCTGGCTCGACATGCCCGCCGAGATGCGGCGCGCCGGCCACCTGGTGGCGGTGCGCGACGGCAAGCAGGGCAAGCGCCTGCTGCTGCTCGGCCACCTCGACACCGTGTTCGAGCCGGACGCGCCTGGCCCGCTGTGGGAGCGCGAGGGCGACAGCGCGCGCGGCCAGGGCGTGGGCGACATGAAGGGCGGGAACGTGGTGGTGGTGGCGGCACTGCGCGCCCTGCAGCGCGCCGGCGCGCTCGACAATACCCGCATCACCGTGATGTTCACCGGCGACGAGGAAGACGCCGGCGAACCGCGTTCGGTCTCGCGCCGCGACATGGTCGAGCTGGCTAAGCGCAGCGACCTCGCGCTCAGCTTCGAGGGCCAGGTGATCGATGGCGGCCGTGTCACGGCCACCGTCGGCCGCCGCGCCACCGCTTCCTTCGATCTCGAGGTCAAGGGGCGCCAGGGCCATTCGCAGGGCGTGTTCGGCCCCGGCGGCTATGGCGCCGTGTACGAGGCGGCGCGCATCCTCGACGCCTTCCGCCGCGAGGTGGTCGAGCCGGGCCTAACCTTCAACCCGGGCGTGATCCTGGGCGGCACCGAGGTCGCCTTCGACGAGGCCAAGCTGAAAGGCAGCGCAGGCGGCAAGACCAACGTGATCGCCAACA
Protein-coding regions in this window:
- a CDS encoding M20/M25/M40 family metallo-hydrolase; the encoded protein is MQRKLLPALALVLSALLPVHAAELDPTEQRIVAEVRAWSGGAIDLLERSARINSGTLNLAGVRAVGDLFGKEFEALGFRTAWLDMPAEMRRAGHLVAVRDGKQGKRLLLLGHLDTVFEPDAPGPLWEREGDSARGQGVGDMKGGNVVVVAALRALQRAGALDNTRITVMFTGDEEDAGEPRSVSRRDMVELAKRSDLALSFEGQVIDGGRVTATVGRRATASFDLEVKGRQGHSQGVFGPGGYGAVYEAARILDAFRREVVEPGLTFNPGVILGGTEVAFDEAKLKGSAGGKTNVIANSVTVRSDLRYLDYAQRDRAQARMREIVAQSLPGASASIAFRDSYPPMAVTPGNLKLLEQYSRASSDAGLGEVVALPATARGAGDIQFVAPYIDSLDGLGASGSGAHSPNERVDLPSIERAAIRTALLIYRLTR